The region TGTAACACTAAAAAAACAGGAAACAGAAATAGATTTACCATATCATATCATGCtaaaaaaaccaaaaccaaaaccaaaaccagtTCCAAATAAAAACATCAGCATCACCACGTTTCTTTTGGTTTGGGTCTCTATCTATAAccacaatttataaaaaaaacgaaAGAAAAAACAGTTTTACCATTAACTATGTAAACGATCTAATAtccatcaaagccttgtttattAAGATGCTTATTTTGAGATTGAATCATCAACTGCTCAGAACTTGCAGAAGCCCTCATCTGCTGCATATTTCCACCAAATTGGTTTCTTGGAATCGTTGATTCTttagaattattattattattcatattTGCTTCAGAACATGTGTTCTCCATCAGCCCTTGTATCTGGAGTCAAATAGTCAACAATAATCgctttattataataataataaatcaattAATCAATCACAAACAGATAATATATAATAGATACTGCTCTCACCATATCCAGACGCTTCTTGTGTAAATCACTTGGTGGCTGCATTTTAGTTTCAAACAATCAAAttacattttaattttaattttaattttctacaaaaaaaaaaaaaagtcaacttACATTGTCTTTTTTTTGTTTCTTCTCTTCACTTGAGAACCCAGGAATTGTCAACTTGTAGTTCTTTTCTGTACACAATACAAAAATGTTCAATCCTAGGTTATTCTCAGAAAAGTCGTGTGTATTTTGACcctttttaaaccaaaaaagaCACAGGACTTTTTTGTTAAAAAGAAAGGATGGccttttcagaaaaaaaaaaagtcaaaatacaCAGGACCTTTTTTGACAATAACTGATATTTCATAattttgtaaatgaaaaaaattagCACCTAGGTGTAGCAACACATCTTTTGATTCTACAATTGAAGAGTTGCGGTGCTTGGCCAAGATGGCTCCAAATGAAGTAACCTAAAAAAAAAATCAGGAAAATTAAATATCTTATCTAcacatttaaatttaaattttaaaatttaacaaGTCTCACTCACGGAATCAATAAAATCATCAGCAAGCATCAAAAGCATTTCttcaagttcggggtccaaaactATATTTGGATCAATctgaacaccaaaacacacaaccattattaaatataaacaatAAATTGCAATCACACACACTACTTAGTACTTACTTGTGCAACCAAATCTCGAATTTTCCTTTTACCAAGAAGATGGTTGCTAGCTTCTGTCCCCTGGCTTGAACTTCCGCCAGGTGTCGTCGTCCCAGAAGCTGTTGCATCGGGTTGCGACCCGGTCAAACTTAAAGACTTTTGACCCGCGGATCCTCCGATTCTCGGTGACTGTTGCTGCAAAAGCTGTTGCTGATTCTGTTGGTGTCCAATTGGTTGCTGTTGTTGATTCTGATTTTGTtgctgatgttgttgttgttgaaccATTTGTGAGATTTGTTGCTGATTTAAGGACATGGAATTGTGCATTTGAGAAGAAGGAAgctgttgttgttgctgctgctgtTGTTGCTGTTGTCCCAAAAgtgcttgttgttgttgttgttgttgtctttGTTGTTGAAGGCGATATGAAGGAGAATTAGGTGCTGACATGGCAGGCATTTGTTTTGACCATTGTTGTTGTGTGAGGTTGTTCTGCATCATGGCTAATTGACCATTTTGACTTAATGCTGATAGCTGTGAGTTCATAAATGGGGTCCGTGATAGGCCCTGTGCCTGCAATTTCTAGAAATAAATCAATGAAATTAGCAAACAAGATGAAAGGAAAAAGATtgtgcttaatatatatatatatatatatatatatatatatatatatatatatatatatatatatatatatttccgtgTTCAAATTGTAGAAATTCAGTGAAATAAATTCAATTTTCAACGAAAGTTTCTTCTTTTGACGTCATGAGGTGGGTTCACCACCTAGTGTATAATTAGAATAAAAAATCGGTAGTGTGTAgctaacaactttttttttttaaactgtgTCATATAAATAGAAAAtctaaaaatagaataaaaaaaaaaagaaaaaggactTTTCCGAGTGTGTGATATATGAACACAAGGATTTGCAAATTTTACAAAAAAGATATGGTGAGGTTAAGAGATACGGGTGCATTAAGTCTAGAAAACCAATAAGAGAAACAAATTGAATTTCATATTTTGTAGTTTATATTCTAAAAGGAATCGGTGTAAAGATCAAAATTAACAAATTGGAAAATATATTGACAAAATCAACTAATAACATCAACAACCTTAAAACACTAGAAAGTCAAAATGTATTCATTTGGTGATAAACTCATTTTTCCTGTTTAAAATGATGATGAATCCAAGACGAAGCAAATTACTTTATCTCCTTCAACTCCATTCTATCTTTTTCGACGATTGCTCTTAAATATAAGTAcataaaattttcactttttaaaTGGTTCTTCCCATATTTGAGTTGGAGATAAGAAGACCCTTCTATGCTACAGCCTAACAATGCCAAATAGCCACTTATAACAATTCACAAATTTGTTTTCTTGTCTAACAAAGAACAAACAAGTTTGATGTTGGTTTTTTAACTaatttgaagaagatgatgatggagTTCAAAAAGAAATTATGAAAGATATGGGGGAAAAGCGTAGGTGAAGAATAAATGCAGAAGATGAAGATGGTAAAATGACTAAAATATCCCTAAAAAGACAAGCATGAGATGCACACTAGCTATTTTATTTAACAGTCTATATATCTAATGGACACAACCATTACCACTATCATGTGATGCCATAGCATGGTTTCTAATTCTTGATTGTTAGTTAGTGGTGTATAATTATCTTTTCAACCGTTAGTTACAATTAGTCCATGTACACATTGATTCTATAAAAGGCTTCTATGCCAAAATgtactctaatatatatatatatatatatatatatatatatatatatatatatatatatatatatatatatatatatatatataaaagaaaagtgGAGTTGTAAACCCAAATACAGACAATCAATCTGATGACAACAACTATAAATGATCCAAAACTTATCTTTTTCTTGACATGTGGTATATCAAAACTGTAGATATGTCTAAAGGCTGTAGACATGTGTTTAATTCTTGTATAAAGGAAGTTGTTATCATACTAAATCTTACAGAAAGAAATAATAGGTACTAAtgtataatatttttgtttatggaAACATCACTTGACATCCAGATATACTTTAGAAACCATTGAAAAAATTGATAATATAGCGTGCATATTACAATACCTAATATGTCAAAAACTGTTAGGGTTCTATTGGACATAAAAGTAAGAAGCATGAAAACCTCTGTCATATTCTGTGAATACAACTATTAGCAAGCATGGTCTTCACTTGCTAAAAAGCCATATAGAACAAAAGATTCGTAGCTTATGTGAAGCAAGGAGAATCATCACAAGTACCCATTTGCACAGTGTTCACAAAGGCCTGACAATTACATGTGtgactttaaaaatataaatataatagtcTTTCATGCAGCTTAAGTTAACATTGACAGAGAATCAAGTTATTGAGAAAATATGTTTACCTGACTAGATGCTAGTGCATTTTGTTGGGCCAATTGTGGTCTCATCTGGCCCTGGTTTATCCTTTGTTGAGAGAAAGCAAGAGAACCATTTGCCCTAATTTGAGAATTCAAATTGTAGGGGCTGATCATGTTCATCCCCATTTGCATTCCTTGCAGTGATTGCCCTGGTGTATTTCCTGGATGAAACTGAGACCCTTGAACTAACCCGGTTTTCTGCCTAGGCTGCAAACACAATGACACAACAGATCAGACATAACATTGATCAAAGAAAGTAACCCTTTATTTTCT is a window of Lactuca sativa cultivar Salinas chromosome 1, Lsat_Salinas_v11, whole genome shotgun sequence DNA encoding:
- the LOC111882236 gene encoding transcription initiation factor TFIID subunit 12b isoform X1; the protein is MMADGSSSSPIQSTITNATTSMDQQQQQQQQQSISQNLPSSIDNTIGQIMSTPSLPSQQQQQQAPQVNSSNVLSQQQQQQQLLQQQQQQSNLMGTANFQIHQQGLQRSPSISRLNHMQQQQQQQQQYNMSANNAARIYGQMNFASGQQQMPQQQQNQQIGQIGNATLTRSGLMGQTGHMTMLPGQAAAAAQLNLQSQLSASPRQKTGLVQGSQFHPGNTPGQSLQGMQMGMNMISPYNLNSQIRANGSLAFSQQRINQGQMRPQLAQQNALASSQKLQAQGLSRTPFMNSQLSALSQNGQLAMMQNNLTQQQWSKQMPAMSAPNSPSYRLQQQRQQQQQQQALLGQQQQQQQQQQQLPSSQMHNSMSLNQQQISQMVQQQQHQQQNQNQQQQPIGHQQNQQQLLQQQSPRIGGSAGQKSLSLTGSQPDATASGTTTPGGSSSQGTEASNHLLGKRKIRDLVAQIDPNIVLDPELEEMLLMLADDFIDSVTSFGAILAKHRNSSIVESKDVLLHLEKNYKLTIPGFSSEEKKQKKDNPPSDLHKKRLDMIQGLMENTCSEANMNNNNNSKESTIPRNQFGGNMQQMRASASSEQLMIQSQNKHLNKQGFDGY
- the LOC111882236 gene encoding transcription initiation factor TFIID subunit 12b isoform X2, translating into MMADGSSSSPIQSTITNATTSMDQQQQQQQQQSISQNLPSSIDNTIGQIMSTPSLPSQQQQQQAPQVNSSNVLSQQQQQQQLLQQQQQQSNLMGTANFQIHQQGLQRSPSISRLNHMQQQQQQQQQYNMSANNAARIYGQMNFASGQQQMPQQQQNQQIGQIGNATLTRSGLMGQTGHMTMLPGQAAAAAQLNLQSQLSASPRQKTGLVQGSQFHPGNTPGQSLQGMQMGMNMISPYNLNSQIRANGSLAFSQQRINQGQMRPQLAQQNALASSQAQGLSRTPFMNSQLSALSQNGQLAMMQNNLTQQQWSKQMPAMSAPNSPSYRLQQQRQQQQQQQALLGQQQQQQQQQQQLPSSQMHNSMSLNQQQISQMVQQQQHQQQNQNQQQQPIGHQQNQQQLLQQQSPRIGGSAGQKSLSLTGSQPDATASGTTTPGGSSSQGTEASNHLLGKRKIRDLVAQIDPNIVLDPELEEMLLMLADDFIDSVTSFGAILAKHRNSSIVESKDVLLHLEKNYKLTIPGFSSEEKKQKKDNPPSDLHKKRLDMIQGLMENTCSEANMNNNNNSKESTIPRNQFGGNMQQMRASASSEQLMIQSQNKHLNKQGFDGY